Proteins from a genomic interval of Diaminobutyricimonas aerilata:
- a CDS encoding extracellular solute-binding protein produces MSTTRTRTSRTRRLTTVAALVTAGLALAACSSGGGGESDGGRGDITIWYSNNEQEVAWGKQMVEAWNAENPDEQIKAQEIPAGSSSEEVIGAAIAAGNAPCLIYNTAPVAVAQFEKQGGLVNLSEFDDGASYIEERTGDAAQQYQNADGDYFQMPWKSNPVMIFYNKDMFAAAGLDPENPPLGSYDEFLATARTLVQSGAAPNAIYPSPTNEFYQSLFDFYPLYAAETGGTPLVEDGAATFADEAGVTVAEFWRTLYDEGLASNEQYQGDSFADGQAAMAIVGPWAISVYKDVNWGSVPVPTSTGVAADEVYTFSDAKNIGLYSACENPETAWDVLKFSTSEEQDGMLLEMTGQMPLRQNLSETYADYFTENPAYEMFGAQNARTVEVPNSPNAVAMLQAFRDAYSKSVIFGEEDIQSALEGAAEKVDDLAGQQ; encoded by the coding sequence ATGAGCACCACCCGCACCCGCACATCCCGAACCCGACGTCTCACCACCGTGGCCGCCCTCGTGACGGCCGGCCTCGCCCTCGCCGCCTGTTCGTCGGGAGGCGGCGGCGAATCCGACGGCGGACGCGGCGACATCACCATCTGGTACTCGAACAACGAGCAGGAGGTGGCCTGGGGCAAGCAGATGGTCGAGGCATGGAACGCCGAGAATCCGGATGAACAGATCAAGGCGCAGGAGATCCCCGCCGGATCCAGCAGCGAAGAGGTCATCGGCGCCGCCATCGCCGCCGGTAACGCACCGTGCCTCATCTACAACACCGCGCCGGTCGCGGTCGCCCAGTTCGAGAAGCAGGGCGGTCTCGTGAACCTCTCCGAATTCGACGACGGCGCGAGCTACATCGAGGAGCGCACCGGCGACGCGGCCCAGCAGTACCAGAACGCCGACGGCGACTACTTCCAGATGCCGTGGAAGTCGAATCCCGTCATGATCTTCTACAACAAGGACATGTTCGCCGCCGCGGGACTCGACCCCGAGAACCCGCCGCTCGGCAGTTACGACGAGTTCCTCGCCACCGCGCGCACCCTCGTGCAGTCCGGCGCGGCGCCGAACGCGATCTACCCCTCGCCGACGAACGAGTTCTACCAGAGCCTGTTCGACTTCTACCCGCTGTACGCGGCCGAGACCGGCGGCACCCCGCTCGTCGAGGACGGCGCCGCGACCTTCGCGGATGAGGCCGGCGTGACGGTCGCGGAGTTCTGGCGCACCCTGTACGACGAGGGCCTCGCGAGCAACGAGCAGTACCAGGGCGACTCGTTCGCCGACGGGCAGGCCGCGATGGCGATCGTCGGACCGTGGGCCATCTCGGTCTACAAGGACGTGAACTGGGGCTCGGTGCCCGTGCCGACCTCGACCGGGGTCGCCGCCGACGAGGTCTACACCTTCAGCGACGCGAAGAACATCGGTCTCTACTCGGCGTGCGAGAACCCGGAGACCGCCTGGGACGTGCTCAAGTTCTCGACGAGTGAGGAGCAGGACGGGATGCTGCTCGAGATGACGGGGCAGATGCCGTTGCGCCAGAACCTGTCGGAGACCTACGCCGACTACTTCACCGAGAACCCCGCCTACGAGATGTTCGGCGCGCAGAACGCCCGCACCGTCGAGGTGCCGAACTCGCCGAACGCCGTCGCGATGCTGCAGGCCTTCCGCGACGCGTACTCGAAGTCGGTCATCTTCGGCGAGGAGGACATCCAGTCCGCACTCGAGGGTGCCGCCGAGAAGGTCGACGACCTCGCCGGTCAGCAGTAG
- a CDS encoding LacI family DNA-binding transcriptional regulator — MRGPTIADVARRAGVSKGLVSFALNNRPGVADGTRRRILEAADELGWQPSMRARSLSTNRAFALGLIIAREPSVMSADAFFPMFIAGVESELGPAGQALVLSIVPGEDAELAAYRSLARDRRVDGVFITDLRADDPRIALATELGLPAVTLGRPDSTSPHPAVTLDDDPGIRAAVDHLVELGHRRIAHVGGPDRMLHGTRRRESFAAALQSAGLESTLSVSTDFSAAEGAAATRHLLALDEPPTAIVYANDHMAVAGLAVAQSAGVVVPRDLSITGFDGTEVGEHVYPALTTVATDVVEWGRASARVLLQLVTGEHPDDLELPPARLVVRSSTAPAPHPAT; from the coding sequence ATGCGCGGCCCCACCATCGCCGATGTCGCCCGCCGCGCGGGCGTCAGCAAGGGTCTCGTCTCGTTCGCGCTCAACAACCGCCCCGGGGTCGCCGACGGCACTCGCCGGCGCATCCTCGAAGCGGCCGACGAACTCGGCTGGCAGCCCAGCATGCGCGCCCGCTCGCTCAGCACGAACCGCGCCTTCGCCCTCGGGCTCATCATCGCCCGCGAACCGAGCGTGATGAGCGCCGACGCCTTCTTCCCGATGTTCATCGCGGGCGTCGAGAGCGAGCTCGGGCCCGCGGGTCAGGCACTCGTGCTCAGCATCGTCCCCGGCGAAGACGCCGAACTCGCCGCCTACCGGTCCCTCGCGCGCGACCGTCGCGTCGACGGGGTGTTCATCACCGACCTGCGCGCCGACGACCCACGCATCGCCCTCGCGACCGAGCTCGGTCTGCCCGCCGTGACGCTCGGCCGCCCCGACAGCACCAGCCCGCATCCGGCCGTCACCCTCGACGACGACCCCGGCATCCGCGCGGCCGTGGACCACCTCGTCGAACTCGGCCACCGACGCATCGCGCACGTCGGCGGTCCCGATCGGATGCTGCACGGCACCCGCCGTCGCGAGAGCTTCGCCGCGGCCCTGCAGTCCGCGGGACTCGAGAGCACGCTCTCGGTCTCCACCGACTTCAGCGCCGCCGAAGGCGCCGCCGCGACGCGGCACCTCCTCGCCCTCGACGAGCCGCCGACCGCGATCGTCTACGCGAACGACCACATGGCCGTCGCCGGCCTCGCCGTCGCCCAGTCCGCCGGCGTGGTGGTGCCGCGCGACCTCTCCATCACCGGGTTCGACGGCACCGAGGTGGGCGAGCACGTCTACCCGGCGCTGACCACCGTCGCCACCGACGTCGTGGAGTGGGGGCGCGCGAGCGCACGCGTGCTGCTCCAGCTCGTCACCGGCGAACACCCCGACGACCTCGAGCTGCCGCCGGCGCGGCTCGTCGTCCGATCCTCCACAGCACCGGCACCCCACCCGGCGACGTAG
- a CDS encoding carbohydrate ABC transporter permease — MTAVATPGPVTDPGSRPRRSRGARGRPFGRNPLGLLFSAPYIVFVLAVFAYPLIFSVWMSFQDYFFSAPGAQVDRPFVGLANYEQVLSDPAVWRSFGNVGIFLIINVPLTVVLSLVLASALDKAVRGRTFLRVSYYVPYVTASVAVVGVWLFLFNGNGLVNQILGPLAPDPSWLVNSSLAMPTIALFVTWKQLGFYILLYLAALQNVPKELYESASTDGAGRIRSFFSVTVPGVRPATLLVVLLSTITGANLFTEPYLLTGGGGPNGASTSPVLLMYQKGLEQGTPDTAAAIGVILVILVLGIALLQRRLVGGDES, encoded by the coding sequence GTGACCGCCGTCGCGACCCCGGGTCCGGTGACGGACCCGGGGTCCCGCCCCCGCCGCTCGCGCGGCGCCCGCGGGAGGCCGTTCGGCCGCAACCCGCTCGGGCTGCTGTTCAGCGCGCCGTACATCGTGTTCGTGCTCGCCGTCTTCGCGTATCCGCTGATCTTCTCGGTGTGGATGTCGTTCCAGGACTACTTCTTCTCCGCACCGGGAGCGCAGGTCGATCGGCCGTTCGTCGGACTCGCGAACTACGAGCAGGTGCTCTCCGACCCCGCCGTCTGGCGGTCGTTCGGCAACGTCGGCATCTTCCTCATCATCAACGTGCCGCTCACGGTCGTGTTGAGCCTCGTGCTCGCCTCGGCGCTCGACAAGGCGGTGCGCGGACGCACGTTCCTGCGGGTGAGCTACTACGTGCCGTACGTCACGGCGAGCGTCGCCGTGGTCGGCGTGTGGCTGTTCCTCTTCAACGGCAACGGGCTCGTCAACCAGATCCTCGGCCCGCTCGCGCCGGACCCCTCGTGGCTCGTGAACTCCTCGCTCGCCATGCCGACGATCGCGCTGTTCGTCACCTGGAAGCAGCTCGGCTTCTACATCCTGCTGTACCTCGCGGCGCTGCAGAACGTGCCGAAGGAGCTGTACGAATCCGCCTCGACCGACGGGGCCGGGCGCATCCGCAGCTTCTTCAGCGTGACGGTGCCGGGCGTGCGTCCCGCGACGCTGCTCGTGGTGCTGCTGTCCACGATCACCGGCGCCAACCTGTTCACGGAGCCCTACCTGCTCACCGGCGGGGGCGGGCCGAACGGGGCGTCGACCTCGCCCGTGCTGCTCATGTACCAGAAGGGCCTCGAGCAGGGCACCCCCGACACGGCGGCGGCGATCGGCGTGATCCTCGTCATCCTCGTGCTGGGCATCGCGCTGCTGCAGCGGCGCCTCGTGGGAGGTGACGAGTCGTGA